In Bernardetia litoralis DSM 6794, the genomic window GTATTTTTGTAAGAATATCCATTTGCTTTTAAGAAAATGTTAGCAGCTTGTAAACCTGTTCTTTTATTTCCATCTTGAAAAACATGATTACAAACAATACTATGCATGTACAATCCAGCTTTGTGATGAATTTGAGGATATAAAGGCTCTTCAAATAGTTCACTATCAATAATGCGAATCAGGGGTTCAATATGTTATTTATACAGTAAATAAGCTACAAAATGAACCTTATTCTTAATCATTTTTAAAAAATAATTAAAATTATAGACAGTATTTCTTTAAAACTAATTGTAATAGCAAATCTACCAATAGTCAAACTAAATTTCTAGTTTTTAAATTGAAATAATTATATTATTGCTTTGTTTTGTTATAAAAAAAGGCGCAAAAACGTGTTTTTAACCCCTGATTCGCATCAATAATTTCTAGTAGGTAATCCAAACTAGATTCTTTTAAAAAATTTTGAGGAGGAACAAAATTTCCTCCAAATTTTTTTACTTGAATTTCATTGATTTTTATAATCTGTTCTTTTGATAAATAAAACATAGTGGTATTAAGCTAATTTTTTCCAAACTTCTTTGTATTCTTCTAAATCGTTCTCTAAAAGGCTATCAAAAATTTTATCATCTATATATTCATTACCTTTTTTCTGATTGCTTAATTCTTCAATAAAATTGAGCAAGTAGTTTAATTCTTTTTCTGAAAGAATATCTAATTTTTTAACAAGTTGTTTCTTTTTTTCTTCAAGTGTCATTATTTTATTTATTTAAGTGTTTTTTATTTACTAAAACGAGAATAAATATATTTTAGTTAAGAATACTTTTTCTTTCTCCAAAAATACCAAGCCAAACCAAAAA contains:
- a CDS encoding type II toxin-antitoxin system death-on-curing family toxin, with amino-acid sequence MEPLIRIIDSELFEEPLYPQIHHKAGLYMHSIVCNHVFQDGNKRTGLQAANIFLKANGYSYKNTINDDILTDFTLSIAAGLKTLEEVQKWFEENIMEE